In Ignavibacteria bacterium, a single genomic region encodes these proteins:
- the gyrA gene encoding DNA gyrase subunit A: protein MPNEKIIPVNIEDELKSSYIDYSMSVIVSRALPDVRDGLKPVHRRVLFGMSELGNYSNKPYKKSARIVGEVLGKFHPHGDKAIYDTMVRMVQDFSLRYTLVDGQGNFGSIDGDSAAAMRYTEARMSKIAETLLTDIDKNTVDFVPNFDETLKEPSVLPCNFPNLLVNGSNGIAVGMATNVAPHNLTEVCDGLIYLLKNPDATIKKLMKYITAPDFPTGGIIYGYQPVIDAYETGRGKVILQAKVSIEPDRNKQNIIVTELPYQVNKATLIENIAQLVRDKKIDDIASINDESDKDGMRIVIGLKRDANPNVIVNNLYKHTQMRLTFGIISLALVDGVPRVLNLKEMMEYFIKHRLDVIVRRSKFELNAAEKRAHILEGYIIALDNIDEVIKVIKKSKDTPTAKEALMKKFKLSEMQATAILEMRLQRLTGLERKKIEEEYKELLKTIERLKRILASEDLRREIIIGDLKELREKYGDERRTSIIYDVKKMSDDEMIKELVKEEDVVITISNKGFIKRIPVTSYKAQGRGGKGITAASTGSTDEDFIEHMFIGSTHQYIMFFTDRGKCYWLKVYDIPEGSRSSRGKSILNLIEKEKDENISAFLMVKDFAEDLYVTMITKLGVIKKTKLDAYSNIRRNGINAININERDSLVEVKLTNGSQEIVIGTHFGQAIRFNESLVRDMGRTATGVRAIKLAKGDYVVGMIAVVRASATILVVTEKGFGKRSDLADYRITARGGKGVKTVKTSDKVGKMISIKEVTDTDDLMIITSRGILIRQKIKDIRVMGRAASGVRLIRIGENDKISAVARIVEEDKENGNGGNQEKMFSQ, encoded by the coding sequence ATGCCAAACGAAAAGATAATACCTGTTAATATTGAAGATGAATTAAAATCATCATACATAGATTATTCTATGTCTGTAATAGTCTCGAGAGCATTGCCTGATGTTCGTGACGGTTTAAAACCAGTTCACAGAAGAGTACTTTTTGGGATGAGTGAACTTGGAAATTACTCAAATAAACCATACAAGAAATCGGCGAGAATTGTTGGTGAAGTATTAGGTAAATTTCATCCACATGGCGACAAAGCAATATATGACACGATGGTTAGAATGGTGCAGGACTTTTCATTGCGATATACACTTGTGGATGGGCAGGGTAATTTCGGCTCAATTGACGGAGACTCAGCAGCAGCCATGCGTTATACAGAAGCCCGTATGTCAAAGATAGCCGAGACTTTATTAACAGATATAGATAAGAATACGGTTGATTTTGTTCCAAACTTTGATGAAACTCTCAAAGAACCTTCCGTACTACCCTGTAATTTTCCGAATTTATTAGTCAATGGGTCAAACGGTATAGCAGTAGGGATGGCAACGAATGTAGCGCCACATAATTTAACCGAGGTATGCGACGGTTTAATCTATTTGTTGAAAAACCCCGATGCTACAATAAAGAAACTTATGAAGTATATAACTGCTCCGGATTTTCCGACTGGCGGTATTATATACGGATACCAGCCCGTAATTGATGCTTATGAAACAGGCAGGGGAAAAGTAATTCTACAAGCAAAAGTATCAATAGAGCCTGATAGAAACAAGCAGAATATTATCGTAACTGAACTGCCTTATCAGGTCAACAAAGCAACGCTTATAGAAAATATTGCTCAGCTTGTTAGGGATAAAAAGATTGATGATATTGCATCAATCAATGATGAGAGTGATAAGGACGGAATGAGAATAGTGATTGGATTGAAACGCGATGCAAATCCAAATGTGATTGTGAATAATCTTTACAAACATACGCAGATGCGGCTGACATTTGGAATAATAAGTCTTGCATTAGTTGATGGAGTTCCGAGGGTATTAAACCTGAAAGAAATGATGGAGTATTTCATTAAGCACAGACTTGATGTAATAGTAAGACGTTCCAAGTTTGAACTTAATGCAGCTGAGAAGCGAGCACATATATTAGAAGGTTATATAATAGCATTAGATAATATTGATGAAGTAATTAAGGTAATAAAGAAGTCGAAGGATACGCCGACTGCAAAAGAAGCATTGATGAAGAAGTTCAAGTTATCAGAAATGCAGGCAACGGCTATTCTGGAAATGAGACTTCAGAGACTTACAGGATTAGAGAGAAAGAAGATTGAAGAAGAGTATAAGGAATTACTTAAGACTATTGAAAGATTAAAGCGAATTCTTGCAAGTGAAGATTTAAGGAGAGAAATTATTATAGGCGATTTAAAGGAACTTAGAGAGAAATATGGCGACGAAAGAAGAACTTCTATTATTTATGATGTGAAAAAGATGAGCGATGATGAAATGATCAAAGAACTTGTAAAAGAAGAAGATGTTGTTATTACTATTTCAAATAAGGGATTTATTAAGAGAATTCCAGTTACATCATACAAAGCACAGGGCAGAGGAGGAAAGGGAATTACAGCAGCATCTACCGGCAGTACAGATGAGGATTTCATCGAACATATGTTTATTGGGTCAACACATCAATACATAATGTTCTTTACAGACAGGGGTAAATGTTATTGGCTGAAGGTATATGACATCCCTGAAGGTTCAAGGTCATCGAGAGGGAAGTCAATATTGAATCTTATCGAGAAGGAAAAAGATGAGAATATTTCTGCATTCCTAATGGTAAAAGACTTTGCAGAAGATTTGTACGTAACGATGATAACTAAACTTGGAGTAATAAAGAAAACAAAACTGGATGCTTACTCAAATATTAGAAGAAACGGCATAAATGCCATAAATATAAATGAAAGAGATTCATTAGTTGAAGTTAAATTAACAAATGGCAGTCAGGAAATAGTTATAGGTACACATTTCGGACAGGCAATAAGATTTAACGAATCGTTAGTTAGGGATATGGGAAGGACTGCTACGGGTGTAAGAGCTATAAAGCTTGCGAAAGGCGATTATGTAGTAGGAATGATTGCAGTTGTCAGAGCAAGTGCAACAATATTAGTAGTAACAGAAAAAGGATTCGGTAAGAGAAGTGATTTAGCTGATTACAGGATAACGGCACGCGGCGGTAAGGGCGTAAAGACAGTTAAAACTTCGGATAAAGTCGGAAAGATGATTTCAATAAAGGAAGTAACGGATACAGATGATTTAATGATAATAACATCACGTGGTATTCTTATCAGACAGAAAATAAAAGATATTAGAGTTATGGGACGTGCTGCTTCAGGGGTTAGATTAATAAGAATTGGAGAAAATGATAAAATTTCTGCCGTTGCAAGGATTGTTGAAGAGGACAAGGAAAATGGTAATGGCGGAAATCAGGAAAAAATGTTTAGTCAATAA